One Papaver somniferum cultivar HN1 chromosome 10, ASM357369v1, whole genome shotgun sequence genomic window carries:
- the LOC113315330 gene encoding uncharacterized protein LOC113315330, whose product MEWFPGFDADKHKISHAIVWVKFPCLTVEFWIEKTLLALRKTLGTPIVVDKRTLAHEYGHFTSVLIDINFAELNTDAIHVTVGGLDFWQSFEIQKKPKFCSKCKLIGHSDSECRKKTKKNANILQTQSSSQGQKTQATNAANVIGNVSIGGSEWKEVGRKKKGKNALLIPFVPEIVNNVTSDNQANAVHGQHGHLVDAVAVTSADINLEEGEVVSVDIQLQDELSRSEAAANSALAELARTKLKVAERATLVTRASVSEFPKPKSYVGSEARESRIPIGDMTVDSSSGTPLTDNLFTRECVVSLNQFESLNNELGLGENSDAALETFDTSSGRWNNQIPTILSRFASTIPLRTGIPGLGYCEWCS is encoded by the coding sequence atggaatggtttcCGGGGTTTGATGCTGATAAACATAAGATTTCACATGCAATCGTGTGGGTGAAGTTTCCATGTTTGACTGTGGAGTTTTGGATTGAGAAGACCCTGTTGGCTTTACGTAAAACCCTTGGAACTCCTATTGTGGTGGATAAGCGTACTCTTGCTCATGAGTATGGTCATTTCACCTCAGTTTTGATAGATATTAATTTTGCTGAGTTAAACACTGATGCTATTCACGTAACGGTAGGGGGTTTGGATTTCTGGCAgagttttgaaattcaaaagaaaCCTAAATTTTGTTCTAAGTGTAAGCTTATTGGTCATTCTGATTCGGAGTGTCGtaagaaaactaagaaaaatGCAAACATCTTGCAAACTCAGAGTTCATCTCAAGGTCAAAAAACGCAGGCTACTAATGCTGCTAATGTGATCGGTAATGTTTCTATTGGTGGCAGTGAATGGAAAGAGGTTGGTCGCAAGAAAAAAGGGAAGAATGCTCTGTTAATCCCTTTTGTTCCTGAGATAGTAAATAACGTGACTTCTGATAATCAAGCTAATGCTGTGCATGGACAACATGGCCATCTAGTTGATGCAGTTGCGGTTACTTCTGCGGATATAAATTTAGAAGAAGGGGAAGTCGTGTCTGTTGATATACAGTTGCAAGATGAATTATCTAGGTCTGAAGCTGCCGCGAACTCTGCCTTAgctgaattggcaagaactaagcTTAAGGTAGCAGAACGAGCAACATTAGTTACAAGGGCTTCGGTGAGTGAGTTTCCTAAACCTAAGTCATATGTAGGATCTGAAGCGAGGGAGAGTAGGATTCCTATAGGTGATATGACCGTGGATTCTTCATCTGGCACTCCTTTAACTGACAATTTGTTTACTCGTGAATGCGTTGTCTCTCTCAATCAATTTGAATCTTTAAATAATGAGCTTGGTTTGGGTGAGAATTCTGATGCTGCCTTGGAGACTTTTGATACAAGTTCAGGCAGATGGAACAATCAAATTCCAACTATTCTTTCACGGTTTGCTTCAACTATTCCTTTACGGACTGGGATTCCTGGTCTAGGGTATTGTGAATGGTGCAGCTAA